The region GGGAAGTAAGCAGAAGCTGTTCAAACAGAAGGGGACAGGTCGCGCCCGCCAGGGGAACAAGCGACAGCCAGTCCGTCGTGGCGGTGGACATGCTTTCGCAAAGCGTCCGACAGATTTCAGCTATCGTTTGCCTCGCAAGGCTTTGCAGTTGGCAACTCGGATGGCGCTGCTCGGTAAGTTCCAGGACAACGAAGTCACAATTATTGAGTCGCTTGCCCTTGAGGCTCCTAAGACCAAGGTCGTGGCAAGTTTGTTGAATAAGCTGGGTCTTGAGTCGAAGGGTTGTCTCATCAGTATTCCTTCACACGACTCAAATGTCTGGAAGTCTGCCCGCAACATTCCCAAGGTTGGTGTTTCGCCAGCTGCCGGGCTTAATGCTTATCAGTTGCTGCTCCGTAAGCAGCTGGTTGTCACAACTGATGCGTTGGATTTATTGAGAAAGCCGGCACAGTAGTTTTATAGGGCATGTTTCGATTGAGATGAGGCTGGTAGCGGTTCTGGCGGGTAAGGAAGTTTGTTATGGCCATTGTTCCTAAGTCTGGTGTAGTGCTCGAGTCATATCAGGTGATCCTGAAGCCGCTCATTACGGAAAAGGGAACTTATCTTTCGTCTAAGCGTAATGCCTACACGTTCCAGGTGAATCCGCTGGCCACGAAATTTGATATCAAGAAGGCTGTTGAAGAGCTTTTTTCAGTTAAGGTTGAGAAGGTTCGCACTCAGAATCGAGTTGGTAAGCCACGTCGGCATCGTATGAAGCTGGGTTATAGATCTGCCTGGAAGAAGGCAATTGTGACTCTCAACAATGACGACCGCATTGCTTTCTTTTAGGTCTTAGTTATTGATATTTGTGGTTGATTGAAATCGAGTCGATTTTGTCCCGCTGACTCACGTTCATTTGAGTTGTTGGAATTGAATTATGGGTGTCCGTTTTTACAAGCCCACAAGTGCCGGTCGTCGCGGTGGCATGGTCAGTGATTTCTCCGAAATCACCGATCGTAAGAAGAAGCCTGAGAAGTCTCTTGTAGTCCCTTACAAGAAGACCGGTGGTCGCAACTTCCAGGGCAAAATCACCAGTCGGCATATTGGTGGCGGCCATAAAAAGATGTACCGCCTGATTGACTTCAAGCGGAATAAGGACAACGTCACGGGAGTCGTGACACACATCGAATACGATCCTAACCGAACATGCCGTATTGCTCTCGTGCAGTATGAAGATGGCGAGAAGCGATATATCCTTGCTCCTGAAGGTCTGGCGGCGGGTTCCAAGATCATGAGTGCGAACGACGGCCTGGAGCCGATCGTTGGCAATTGCATGCCCTTGGAGAAGATCCCCACGGGAACGTCTGTTCATAATGTCGAATTGCAGCCTGGTCGTGGCGGGCAGCTTTGTCGCAGTGCGGGTGTTTCCGCAGTTGTGAATGCTCGTGAGTCGGGTTGGGCTCAGATTACATTGCCCTCAGGTGAAGTGCGCCGCGTGCCGTCATCATGCAGGGCTACCATTGGTGTGCTCGGTAATGGTGAGCACATGAACATTGTTATCGGGAAAGCTGGTCGTGTTCGCTGGATGGGCAAGCGGCCCTACGTTCGCGGCAGTGCCATGAATCCGATTGCTCACCCGATGGGTGGTGGTGAAGGTCGCCGTTCTGGTGGCCGTCACCCAGTCAGTCCGACTGGAAAGTTGGCCAAGGGTGGACGGACTCGTAATCCTCGGAAGACCAGCCGTAACGCAATTGTTCGCCGTCGTAAGTCTGTGCGTTATGGTCAGTTGAAGCTTTGATTTGAATGATTTTGATCGGCTTGAGTTAACTGTTCGTGTTTGTGTGCAATAGGGTATACGTGAATGAGTCGTTCATCGAAAAAGGGCCCGTACGTCGATGAAAAGCTTCTCAAGAAGATTGAGAAGTTAGTCGTCGCCGGCAAGAAAGAACCCATTAAGACCTGGGCTCGTCGCTCCACAATCAGCCCTGAGTTTGTGGGACATACCTTTCTTGTTCACAATGGCAAGCAACATCTTTCGGTCTATGTGACAGAAGAGATGGTCGGTCATAAGCTGGGTGAATTCTCCCTGACGCGTATCTTCCGTGGTCACGGTGGCAAGGGTAACAAGTAGAATTGTTGCTTTGAAGTGTTAATGGATTTCGTCTTTTAGGTGGATCATGCGTTACCAGGCTGTTCACAAATTCGCTCGTATTGCACCAACCAAGGTTCGTCATCTCGCGGATCTGATTCGTGGGCAGTTTGCTGGGCAGGGTTTAACGACCCTCAGGTACATGCCTCATCGTGGTGCGAGAATGCTCGAGAAAGTCTTGAGTAGCGCTATTGCCAATGCTGAAGATCGGGGAGAAAGAGTGCCCGAGTCTCTCAGAATTATTGAGTGCAAGGTGGATGGCGGTCCGATGTTCAAGCGGATTCAGCCTCACGCTCGTGGAATGGGGTTTGTGATTCGCAAGCGTTTCTCTCATATCACGATCGCTATTGGATCGATTGAAAGTCCAGTCGCTGGTCAGTAGTATTGCCGCTTCAGGCTATATGTCTCCCGGTGGTGGATGTCGTTTGTTTTTGAAATCAATTGCAGGGTAATTTGCCGATTTGGTGAAGCATCAGGATGGTTTCCATCCGTCAGAAGGGTAGACCAGCAATGGGTCAGAAGGTTCGGCCAACAGGCTTTCGAGTGGGGATAGTCGAAGACTGGCGAAGTCGTTGGTACGCGACCAAGAAGGAATTTGGTGATCTGCTCATCGAGGATCAGAAGATCCGGCGATTTATCAAGACAAAGTATGAGTTTGCCGGAATACCAAGGATCGAGATCGAACGAACCCGTGATCAGGTGATTGTCCATCTGCATACGGCTCGTCCTGGTATCATCATTGGTAAGAAGGGCCAGGAAGTTGATCGTTTGAAGGCCGAGCTTGAAGACCTGACGGGTCGTCGGATGGAGCTCAAGATTGTCGAAATTCATCAGCCGCATCGCAGTGCGGTTCTGGTGGCAGAGGATATTGCACAGCAGCTTGTGAAGCGTGGTAGTTTTCGTCGCGTGATGAAGAGATCACTGGATCAGGTGATGGAGTCAGGTGTTGAGGGGATCAAAATCGAGATGAATGGTCGTCTTGGGGGGGCTGAAATGTCCCGCACCGAAAAGGCGATCCGAGGCTCGATTCCTCTTTCAACTCTGCAGAAGCACATCGATTATGGTCTTGCGATTGCTAAGACCACAATGGGTGTCATTGGCGTTAAGGTGTGGATCGACTTGGGCGAATATCGTAACGAGGAAGAGAGCTATGGCGCTGATGCCCAAGCGGGTCAAGCACCGCAAAGAGCAAAGAGGTCGCGTAAAAGGTAATGCGACTCGCGGCATCGAGGTGTCGTTTGGCGACTGGGGTCTGCAGGTTCTTGAGCCTGGACACATTCGCGGAACAACTATCGAGGCCTGTCGTATTGCTGCAACGCAATATGTTCGTGGTGAAGGTAAGCTTTACATTCGAATTTTTCCGAACAAGCCTGTCACAGCGCGTCCTTTAGAGACTCGTATGGGTACAGGTAAGGGTGAACCAGACCACTGGGTGGCTGTGGTTCGACCTGGGAAAATTTTGTTTGAACTGGCTGGTGTTTCGGAGGAAGCAGCCCGCGAGTGTTTCGCTCGTGTGGCTTACAAGCTCCCTTTGAAGGTCAGGCTGGTTGGGCGCACGATTAAGGTTTGATGCTGTGTTTCGCACAGTTATTGGTTTTGAGAGTTTTGTTTGAGGTGAAATGCAGATCATGACAAGTGCCCGTAATCTTCGTGAGATGTCTGCTGAACAATTGCAGTTTCAGTTGGATGAAGCGCAGAAGGCATTGTTTGACCTGCGTTGCAAGGCAGCATCCGAGAAGTTGGAAACTCCCAGTCTTGTTCGTCGAGCCCGACGGGAGATAGCTCGTATTAAGACGGTTCTGCGTCTGCAGGAACTGGCAAAGGTCTAAATTTTTGTCCTGCAGATTCGCAGACGGAGTGATAGATGCGTAAGACAGTCATCGGTGTTGTAACAGGCGATAAGGCGAGTAAAACCCGCCGAGTGGAAGTTGAAAGAATTTTTAAGCATCCGAAGTATGGTAAGACAGTTCGCCGTCGAACTGTTTGCCATGCCCATGACGAGAATAATGTTTCTCGCCTGGGTGACACAGTTGAGATCATTGAGAGTCGACCCATGTCCGCCCTCAAAAGGTGGGCTCTTGTCTCGGTCGTCAAAACAGCATTGCCCACGTCGAGCGATGCTTCCTGATTTTTGCTGTGACAGTTGTGCGATTTAAATTAGTGGCTGCGTGATTTAAGCGAGTTGATGTCATGATTCAAATGCAGACTATGCTGGATGTTGCTGACAACACCGGTGCAAAAACTGCGCGCTGCATTAAGGTTCTAGGCAGCTCACGGAAGCGAACTGCGACCTTAGGTGATGTGATTGTCCTGGCGGTTCAGAAGGCATTGCCAGGATCCTCGGTTAAGTCCGGCAGTGTCGTTAAGGGCGTGGTGGTAAGGGTTCGCCAGCCATCCCGTCGTGTTGACGGCAGTTATGTCCGTTTTGATTCAAATGCTGTCGTGATTGTCGATAATGATGGAAATCCTAAGGGATCACGCATTTTTGGTGCCGTGGCCCGTGAGCTTCGTGAGAAGCGATATATGAAGATTATCAGTCTTGCGTCGGAGGTGGTTTAACATGCGAATTCGCAAGGGTGACATGGTTGTTGTTCTGACGGGTGATGACGCGAGCGCGACACCTCGCAAGGTGTTGTCTGTCGTCCAGTCGGGTGACAAAGTGGTTGTTGAGGGTGTTAATCGTGTTTTCAAGCACGTACGACGTGGGCATCCCAAGAGCCAGCAGGGCGGTCGTTTATCGCGTGAGATGCCAGTTTCATCTTCCAATGTGGCTTACTATTGCAGTGCATGTGGCAAGCCAACTCGGATTGGGATGCGATTACTGGCAGACGGACGCAAAGAGCGTTTCTGCAAAAAGTGTGATGCGTCGATTGGTGTAATCAGTCCTGCTCCAAAAAGTGCATCGGTTCCTGGTTAATTGAAACTGGTACGTTTGAATCTGCTGTGGCAGTGATGTTTGTGTGGAAGGTAGGCTAGTTTCATGGCACGGTTGATGGAACGGTATCGTTCTGAGATTCTTCCCTCTCTCAAGTCAGAGTTGGGTCGTGAGAACGAACTGTCGTTGCCAAAATTAACCAAAGTCGTTGTCAGCATGGGCTTGGGTAAGGCCATTGGTGAACGAAAGCGACTGGAAGAGGCTGCTCAGCACCTGGCATCGATTACTGGGCAAAAGCCGTTGATCACGAAATCTCGGAAAGCTGTTTCAGGTTTCCGCCTTCGTGAAGGGATGGAAATTGGTTGTATGGTGACGTTGCGCGGTCGCCGGATGTATGAGTTTCTTGACCGTTTGATTTCTCTGGCTCTCCCCAGAGTGCGTGACTTTCGTGGTGTGAATCCTAATGGATTCGATGGCCACGGAAATTACAGCATGGGTCTTACGGAACAGCTTGTGTTTCCTGAGGTCAATCCGGATAAGGTGAACTTCGTCCAGGGGATGAACATTACCATGGTCACCACCGCCCGTAATAATGATGAAGGAAGGCTCCTGCTGAAAAAGCTGGGTATTCCTTTCCGTAAAGATTAGGTTTGAAGAGTCGTACTGCTTAGCTCCTTAAGTTGACCGAGATTGGAATATGGCCACATCAGCACACGTTGCGAAGGCAAAGCGAACCCCTAAGTTCTCGACGCGAAGTGAAAATCGCTGTCAGCTTTGTGGTCGTCCCCGAGCAGTTTATCGTAAGTTCAAGATCTGCCGTATTTGTTTCCGAAATCTGGCACTCGATGGTTTGATTCCCGGCTGCAAAAAAGCGAGCTGGTAAGTTCTTTGTCTGGAAGCTGTTAAGGTTTCTTCTGCTATGATGACCGATCCTGTGGCTGACATGTTGACTCGAATTCGCAATGCCGTAGCTTGCGAGCGCCCTTTCGTGGATATTCCTTATTCACGCGAAAAGGCTGCTATCGCTGCTGTGTTGCAGCGCGAGGGGTACGTTTGGGAGTCGGAAGTCATCGAAGGGCAGCCCCGTTCTACATTAAGGATCAGTCTGAAGTACGGTCCAAGTGGTGAGCGGGTTGTTCAGCAGATCAAGCGGATCAGCAAGCCGGGTTGTCGAGTCTACGCGGGTGTTGACGATCTTCCCAATGTTCTCCAGGGCTTGGGGATTGCGATTGTCTCCACCAGCAAGGGTGTGCTGAGTAATCGAGAAGCACGCAAGCAGCGACTTGGTGGTGAGGTTATTTGCACTGTCTGGTAGTCTGTAACTTCACGCCTTTTGCTGTTTTTGTGTCTGTCGTTATTGAGAGAATTTTCCGGCCGCTATGGTTGGGACTCAGGGTGTAATATGTCTCGTATCGGTAAAAAACCAGTTGCTATTCCCGCTGGAGTTACAGTCCAGGTCGCGGGGGATAAGCTCTCAGTCAAGGGGAAGGTAGGCGAACTTTCGCTCACCGTTCATCCGAAGATCACTGTCCGCGTAGACGCAGGTCAAGTTCTCGTCGAGCGTCCCGATGATACTCGCGAGAGTCGGGCACTCCATGGTCTGACGAGAGCTCTTGTGAACAACATGGTTGTGGGCGTCGATAAGCCCTGGGAAAAGAAACTGGAGATTCAGGGTGTGGGTTACCAGGCTGCACTGGCTGGAAAGACTCTGACACTTCAGGTCGGTTTTGCCAATGCGATCAAGTTGGATGTTCCTACGGGGGTGTCTTGCGTTCTGGCTGATCCCACTCATATTACTGTGAGTGGTGCTGATCGGCAGGCCGTAGGGCAGTTTGCAGCTAATATTCGACGAGTCAGGCCACCTGAGCCTTACAAAGGTAAAGGCGTTCGATACTCCGACGAGCGAGTTCGCCGCAAGAGCGGCAAGGCCATGAGTTAGTATTTTCTGGGCCTGTGTGTTACAACAGATTGCTTCTTTGTTGATTTTGTATCTGTCTGAAAAGTGAGTTTGTTATGAAGCTGATCAAGAGAGCTGCCAAGCAAAAGGAGCGACGTGGATTCCGCGTGCAGAATCGTGTGCGGTCTTCAGGGCGTCTCCGGTTGACGGTTTTTCGCAGCAACAAACATATTTACGCTCAGATCGTAGACGATGTGGCAGGCCAGACGCTTGTCTCTGCTTCGACAGTGGAGAAGTCAGTTCTGCCTGAGGGGCATGGCAGCGACTGCGCTGCTGCGGCCGCCGTGGGAAAGGCTCTCGCGTCACGTGCTAAGGAAAAAGGCATTGTTGAGATTGCCTTCGACCGCGGCAGCTATCGTTACCATGGTCGTCTGGCGGCATTGGCAGATGCGGCACGTGAAGCTGGACTCTCCTTTTAGTCTGTTGAGTCTTGTGTCGTGTGACATCTTCTGTTTGTTGCTTTAAGTCTCAGTGCTCTGGTGAGTTGATCAGTCGGAGAAATAGGTGTGAGCTCGGAAAATCAGAATTCATCTCCAGAGCGAGTTGTCCAGATTCGTCGCTGCTCTTGCGTGGTTAAGGGTGGACGGCGTTTCAGCTTCACCGCACTCGTCGTTGTGGGCGATGGGAATGGTCGTATCGGTTACGGTTACGGTAAAGCCGTTGAAGTTCCTCTGGCAGTTGAAAAGGCTGTCAAGCAGGCCAACAAGCGTATGGTGCGAGTCCCTCTGGTTGATGGAACAATTCCTCACCAGGTGATTGGCAACTATGGAACAAGTCAGGTGATGTTCATGCCGGCCAACCCTGGTACCGGGATCATTGCTGGTTCGAGTTTGCGGGCGATTGCTGAGTCACTGGGTATGAGAGATATTCTGACGAAGGTCAGGGGCTCAAGTAATCCGCTGAATGCCGTCAAGGCCGCCTTCGCTGCTCTTGAGAAATTGCGGACGCGAGAAGATGTCGCTCGTCTGCGGGGAGTGAAGATTTAATTATGATGCTTCATGATGTGAACATCGGAATCAATGGCCACAAGACACGCAAGCGTGTCGGCCGAGGCCCTGGCTCGGGACATGGCAAGACCTCTGGTCGTGGCCATAAAGGTGCTGGCAGCCGCAGTGGAACCAAGCGTCGTCTGGGGTTCGAAGGTGGCCAGAAGCCATTGATGCGTCGAATCGCCAAGCGGGGCTTCAGCAATAATTTCTTCGCTCTGAAGATTGCGGAAGTGAATCTCTCTGCGATTGAGAAGGCTTTTGAAGTGGGTGAAGTCGTCACTCCCGAACAGCTTTCAGTTCGCGGATTGGCTAAGGGCCGCTTCGATCAAGTCAAGATTCTTGGCGATGGTGATCTGACAAAATCGCTATCAGTGACTGCACATCGGTTTTCTGCCTCAGCTGAGGAAAAGATTTTGGCTGCAGGTGGATCGACAGTTAAGTTGGTTTAGTGCCGTTTTTCGTCGTCGGATTTCATCTGAGATTCTGTGATTTTCAGATTTCTGGCTACCAAATGTCACTTGTCTTAACTGTAGAGGCTCTGAAGTAGACTCTGACGCGTGACTTGGAAACAGGGCACGCGTCGCATCATTGTATGGAATCGCTCAGATGTTCTCACAACTCGCCATGATTTTTCGCATTCCTGAGTTGCGGCAGAAGATCCTGTTGACGCTCGTTTTGCTAGCCGTCTATCGCATGGGCGGCTTAATTCCTTTGCCATTTATCGATCAGATGAAACTGGCTGAGACGCTTCAGTCGCAAGGCAGCGACGGCATGGGGCGGGTGATGAGTATGATCTCCCTTTTCTCGGGTACGAGTATCGGGATGAGTACAATCTTCGGCCTGGGGATCATGCCGTACATTTCGGCCTCGATCATATTTCAGCTGCTCGGTACGGTTTATCCACCTTTGGAAAAGCTCCAGAAGGAAGGTGAGGCCGGTCGCAAAAAGATCAATGAGTACACTCGTATTGCGACAGTTTTTATCGCCTTCGGACAGAGTTTTTTCTGGATCAGACAACTTGCCGTTTCTGGCGGGATCATGGGAAATGAAGGAAGTCTTTTGATTGCCGCTTACAGTGGTGTCTTCTTCCAGTTGATCTGTACTTTGACGATGACTGCCGGAACGTTGCTCCTGATGTGGATTGGTGAGCAGATTGATGAGTATGGCATCGGCAACGGCATCAGTCTGATCATTATGGCTGGTATTCTGGCTCGTATGCCCCAAGCTGGCCAGGCATTGCTCGAACCCGCTTTTCAGAATGGCGTTAAGCTCGGCAGTCAGACCGGTATCGAAAAGTTTCTGCTCCTGGGAATTCTCTTCGTCGGCGTGATCGTTGGTGTCGTGGCGATCACACAG is a window of Planctopirus limnophila DSM 3776 DNA encoding:
- the rplD gene encoding 50S ribosomal protein L4, with the translated sequence MISLPIHTSTGEATGRNYEFDPAELADSINKQLLHDAVVMYQANLRQGTFKSKSRAEIAGSKQKLFKQKGTGRARQGNKRQPVRRGGGHAFAKRPTDFSYRLPRKALQLATRMALLGKFQDNEVTIIESLALEAPKTKVVASLLNKLGLESKGCLISIPSHDSNVWKSARNIPKVGVSPAAGLNAYQLLLRKQLVVTTDALDLLRKPAQ
- the rplW gene encoding 50S ribosomal protein L23; translated protein: MAIVPKSGVVLESYQVILKPLITEKGTYLSSKRNAYTFQVNPLATKFDIKKAVEELFSVKVEKVRTQNRVGKPRRHRMKLGYRSAWKKAIVTLNNDDRIAFF
- the rplB gene encoding 50S ribosomal protein L2, coding for MGVRFYKPTSAGRRGGMVSDFSEITDRKKKPEKSLVVPYKKTGGRNFQGKITSRHIGGGHKKMYRLIDFKRNKDNVTGVVTHIEYDPNRTCRIALVQYEDGEKRYILAPEGLAAGSKIMSANDGLEPIVGNCMPLEKIPTGTSVHNVELQPGRGGQLCRSAGVSAVVNARESGWAQITLPSGEVRRVPSSCRATIGVLGNGEHMNIVIGKAGRVRWMGKRPYVRGSAMNPIAHPMGGGEGRRSGGRHPVSPTGKLAKGGRTRNPRKTSRNAIVRRRKSVRYGQLKL
- the rpsS gene encoding 30S ribosomal protein S19, which codes for MSRSSKKGPYVDEKLLKKIEKLVVAGKKEPIKTWARRSTISPEFVGHTFLVHNGKQHLSVYVTEEMVGHKLGEFSLTRIFRGHGGKGNK
- the rplV gene encoding 50S ribosomal protein L22, with protein sequence MRYQAVHKFARIAPTKVRHLADLIRGQFAGQGLTTLRYMPHRGARMLEKVLSSAIANAEDRGERVPESLRIIECKVDGGPMFKRIQPHARGMGFVIRKRFSHITIAIGSIESPVAGQ
- the rpsC gene encoding 30S ribosomal protein S3, which produces MGQKVRPTGFRVGIVEDWRSRWYATKKEFGDLLIEDQKIRRFIKTKYEFAGIPRIEIERTRDQVIVHLHTARPGIIIGKKGQEVDRLKAELEDLTGRRMELKIVEIHQPHRSAVLVAEDIAQQLVKRGSFRRVMKRSLDQVMESGVEGIKIEMNGRLGGAEMSRTEKAIRGSIPLSTLQKHIDYGLAIAKTTMGVIGVKVWIDLGEYRNEEESYGADAQAGQAPQRAKRSRKR
- the rplP gene encoding 50S ribosomal protein L16; translation: MALMPKRVKHRKEQRGRVKGNATRGIEVSFGDWGLQVLEPGHIRGTTIEACRIAATQYVRGEGKLYIRIFPNKPVTARPLETRMGTGKGEPDHWVAVVRPGKILFELAGVSEEAARECFARVAYKLPLKVRLVGRTIKV
- the rpmC gene encoding 50S ribosomal protein L29; the protein is MTSARNLREMSAEQLQFQLDEAQKALFDLRCKAASEKLETPSLVRRARREIARIKTVLRLQELAKV
- the rpsQ gene encoding 30S ribosomal protein S17, whose product is MRKTVIGVVTGDKASKTRRVEVERIFKHPKYGKTVRRRTVCHAHDENNVSRLGDTVEIIESRPMSALKRWALVSVVKTALPTSSDAS
- the rplN gene encoding 50S ribosomal protein L14, with the protein product MIQMQTMLDVADNTGAKTARCIKVLGSSRKRTATLGDVIVLAVQKALPGSSVKSGSVVKGVVVRVRQPSRRVDGSYVRFDSNAVVIVDNDGNPKGSRIFGAVARELREKRYMKIISLASEVV
- the rplX gene encoding 50S ribosomal protein L24 yields the protein MRIRKGDMVVVLTGDDASATPRKVLSVVQSGDKVVVEGVNRVFKHVRRGHPKSQQGGRLSREMPVSSSNVAYYCSACGKPTRIGMRLLADGRKERFCKKCDASIGVISPAPKSASVPG
- the rplE gene encoding 50S ribosomal protein L5 — its product is MARLMERYRSEILPSLKSELGRENELSLPKLTKVVVSMGLGKAIGERKRLEEAAQHLASITGQKPLITKSRKAVSGFRLREGMEIGCMVTLRGRRMYEFLDRLISLALPRVRDFRGVNPNGFDGHGNYSMGLTEQLVFPEVNPDKVNFVQGMNITMVTTARNNDEGRLLLKKLGIPFRKD
- a CDS encoding type Z 30S ribosomal protein S14, producing MATSAHVAKAKRTPKFSTRSENRCQLCGRPRAVYRKFKICRICFRNLALDGLIPGCKKASW
- the rpsH gene encoding 30S ribosomal protein S8, with amino-acid sequence MMTDPVADMLTRIRNAVACERPFVDIPYSREKAAIAAVLQREGYVWESEVIEGQPRSTLRISLKYGPSGERVVQQIKRISKPGCRVYAGVDDLPNVLQGLGIAIVSTSKGVLSNREARKQRLGGEVICTVW
- the rplF gene encoding 50S ribosomal protein L6; translated protein: MSRIGKKPVAIPAGVTVQVAGDKLSVKGKVGELSLTVHPKITVRVDAGQVLVERPDDTRESRALHGLTRALVNNMVVGVDKPWEKKLEIQGVGYQAALAGKTLTLQVGFANAIKLDVPTGVSCVLADPTHITVSGADRQAVGQFAANIRRVRPPEPYKGKGVRYSDERVRRKSGKAMS
- the rplR gene encoding 50S ribosomal protein L18, producing MKLIKRAAKQKERRGFRVQNRVRSSGRLRLTVFRSNKHIYAQIVDDVAGQTLVSASTVEKSVLPEGHGSDCAAAAAVGKALASRAKEKGIVEIAFDRGSYRYHGRLAALADAAREAGLSF
- the rpsE gene encoding 30S ribosomal protein S5, yielding MSSENQNSSPERVVQIRRCSCVVKGGRRFSFTALVVVGDGNGRIGYGYGKAVEVPLAVEKAVKQANKRMVRVPLVDGTIPHQVIGNYGTSQVMFMPANPGTGIIAGSSLRAIAESLGMRDILTKVRGSSNPLNAVKAAFAALEKLRTREDVARLRGVKI
- the rplO gene encoding 50S ribosomal protein L15 encodes the protein MMLHDVNIGINGHKTRKRVGRGPGSGHGKTSGRGHKGAGSRSGTKRRLGFEGGQKPLMRRIAKRGFSNNFFALKIAEVNLSAIEKAFEVGEVVTPEQLSVRGLAKGRFDQVKILGDGDLTKSLSVTAHRFSASAEEKILAAGGSTVKLV
- the secY gene encoding preprotein translocase subunit SecY; amino-acid sequence: MFSQLAMIFRIPELRQKILLTLVLLAVYRMGGLIPLPFIDQMKLAETLQSQGSDGMGRVMSMISLFSGTSIGMSTIFGLGIMPYISASIIFQLLGTVYPPLEKLQKEGEAGRKKINEYTRIATVFIAFGQSFFWIRQLAVSGGIMGNEGSLLIAAYSGVFFQLICTLTMTAGTLLLMWIGEQIDEYGIGNGISLIIMAGILARMPQAGQALLEPAFQNGVKLGSQTGIEKFLLLGILFVGVIVGVVAITQAQRKIPVQSAKHVRGRSVAGGQRSYLPLRLNQSGVMPIIFASSLLLFPMFLFQILSQFFPTVGFFRLAEATMQNHGGFIYNILYIGLIYFFCYFWTAITFNPKDMANNLKDYGSFIPGYRPGGRTAAYLEAVMVRVTFVGAAFLSLISIIPTVISNALGIDPLVASFYGGTGLLICVSVALDLVQKIDSHLVMRNYRGLLESDNAA